From one Solanum stenotomum isolate F172 chromosome 12, ASM1918654v1, whole genome shotgun sequence genomic stretch:
- the LOC125849549 gene encoding probable methyltransferase TCM_000336: MDVEKVFHMTGGVGETSYSRNSSLQKKASEMVKHITLETVEEVYLATKPKSIGIADLGCSSGPNTLSNIKDILDKISSNKLKQSAPEFRVFLNDLPTNDFNAIFQALPEFHQWLKQKDGSGHENKGTNSNIYVAAYPGSFYGRLFPDHCLHFIYSSYSLHWLSKVPRGLYDEQGNSLNKNSIYISENSPCEVSKVYFDQFKEDLSLFLQSRSAELVSGGKMVLILLGRQGVNHVDRGNAFFWKILYQALTNLISKGEVEKEKLDSYEVHFYAPCKEEIEEVARENGCFEVERLEMFEIEKTIGKGISYGTMVAMTVRSIQESMLAHHFGETIIEGLFKEYGRLVDEEMAKEEIRPITFLLVLRKP; encoded by the exons ATGGATGTTGAGAAAGTTTTCCACATGACAGGAGGAGTTGGAGAAACTAGCTATTCCAGGAATTCTTCACTTCAG AAGAAGGCATCTGAAATGGTGAAGCATATAACTCTAGAGACAGTGGAAGAAGTTTATTTAGCAACAAAGCCTAAAAGCATAGGCATAGCTGACTTAGGTTGTTCCTCAGGACCTAATACTTTGTCAAACATTAAAGACATCCTGGATAAAATCAGCAGCAATAAGCTGAAGCAATCAGCACCGGAGTTTCGAGTGTTTCTAAACGACCTTCCCACGAACGACTTCAACGCAATATTCCAGGCCTTGCCAGAATTTCATCAATGGTTAAAGCAGAAAGATGGAAGTGGTCATGAAAATAAAGGaactaattcaaatatatatgtagCTGCTTATCCAGGCTCATTTTATGGAAGACTTTTTCCAGATCATTGCTTGCACTTTATCTATTCCTCTTATAGTTTGCACTGGCTTTCTAAG GTTCCACGAGGACTGTACGATGAACAGGGGAATTCCTTGAACAAAAATAGCATATACATATCTGAAAATAGTCCTTGTGAGGTTTCGAAAGTTTACTTTGATCAGTTTAAGGAAGACTTGTCATTGTTTCTCCAATCACGGTCGGCTGAGCTGGTTAGTGGAGGAAAGATGGTTCTGATTTTATTAGGAAGACAAGGTGTTAATCATGTTGACAGAGGAAATGCTTTCTTCTGGAAAATCCTCTATCAGGCGTTAACAAATTTAATTAGCAAG GGAGAAGTGGAAAAGGAAAAGCTTGATTCTTACGAAGTACACTTTTATGCACCTTGCAAGGAAGAAATAGAAGAGGTAGCAAGGGAAAACGGGTGTTTTGAAGTGGAGAGGCTTGAAATGTTTGAAATAGAGAAAACAATTGGAAAAGGCATTAGCTATGGGACAATGGTGGCTATGACAGTTAGATCAATCCAAGAATCAATGTTGGCTCACCATTTTGGAGAAACAATTATAGAAGGGTTGTTTAAGGAATATGGTAGGTTAGTGGATGAAGAAATGGCCAAAGAGGAAATTAGGCCTATCACTTTCCTTCTCGTTCTTCGAAAACCATAA
- the LOC125849563 gene encoding heavy metal-associated isoprenylated plant protein 43-like yields MVQKTVLKVDVSCDKCKKKILKAVSGLPGVEKIEIDGAKGTLSVTGNADPYEVIVRSRKAGKFAEVISIGPPPAPPKPDGPKKPEQKGPKPEPDPQTMAHMFGPPPPLMPSVCPCCQRSPHVVHVTRREEPTPQCSIL; encoded by the exons ATGGTGCAAAAGACTGTATTGAAGGTTGATGTTTCTTGTGataaatgcaagaagaagatcCTCAAAGCTGTTTCAGGTCTGCCAG GTGtggaaaaaatagaaattgatGGAGCAAAGGGGACTTTAAGCGTAACGGGGAACGCTGACCCATACGAGGTCATTGTAAGATCAAGGAAAGCTGGGAAATTTGCGGAGGTGATCAGTATTGGGCCTCCACCAGCTCCTCCAAAACCAGATGGACCGAAAAAACCCGAACAGAAAGGGCCCAAACCCGAACCCGACCCCCAGACCATGGCCCATATGTTTGGGCCTCCCCCTCCGTTAATGCCCTCAGTCTGTCCTTGCTGTCAGAGATCACCACATGTCGTTCACGTGACACGTAGGGAAGAACCCACCCCACAATGCTCAATTTTGTAA
- the LOC125848112 gene encoding lipid phosphate phosphatase epsilon 2, chloroplastic-like, which yields MTVATTLVNGPILVSQLQFRGLNRFSTFKLDICGKFKFKKSISHCTLIFPKMVDSVENRAAAVGDEGVSCGGLEQEALIDGSMNFSSDGVKAILNSLSKWLMAAVFGIILVWRHDMEVLWATSGGVVNACLSTALKGILNHERPVSTLRSDPGMPSSHAQSIFYTVAFCIILMIKFFGFNEITALINALIFAMGSYFSWLRVSQRFHTLNQVAVGAILGFCFSIFWFWLWDAIVMKAFINHFWVRIVAVVGAVGFCVGFLLYVIRNWVIEDLH from the exons ATGACTGTTGCAACTACCCTTGTAAATGGACCAATACTAGTTTCTCAGCTTCAGTTTCGCGGACTCAATAGATTTTCCACTTTCAAATTGGATATCTGTGgaaaattcaagttcaaaaaATCCATCTCGCATTGTACACTAATTTTCCCTAAAATGGTGGATTCCGTCGAAAATCGAGCTGCTGCTGTCGGCGATGAAGGAGTCAGTTGTGGAGGTTTAGAGCAAGAAGCTCTTATTGATGGATCCATGAATTTTTCTTCTGATGGAGTTAAAGCTATTCTCAACAGCCTG AGTAAGTGGCTGATGGCTGCAGTTTTCGGTATTATCTTGGTCTGGAGGCATGATATGGAAGTACTATGGGCTACTTCAGGTGGAGTTGTCAATGCCTGTCTTTCAACTGCACTGAAGGGGATACTTAACCATGAACGCCCCGTTTCAACATTAAGATCAGATCCTGGGATGCCTTCTTCACATGCCCAGTCCATCTTCTACACAGTCGCATTTTGTATCATCTTAA TGATTAAATTTTTCGGGTTCAATGAAATAACTGCACTCATTAATGCGCTTATCTTTGCAATGGGCTCATACTTT TCATGGCTACGAGTTTCACAACGATTTCACACGTTAAACCAAGTAGCAGTGGGTGCAATACTAGGATTCTGTTTTTCTATTTTCTGGTTCTGGCTGTGGGATGCCATAGTCATGAAGGCATTTATAAACCACTTTTGGGTTCGGATTGTGGCTGTTGTTGGTGCTGTTGGTTTTTGTGTCGGTTTTCTCCTATATGTGATTCGAAATTGGGTTATTGAAGACCTACATTGA
- the LOC125849555 gene encoding uncharacterized protein LOC125849555 — MDAFDFGTEKMENRVILIFHSFKSVAKLFRIVELCVGVFVLLWSSTRLPFVVKISGEYFRQLISIILSPLFIFLISNVIVLTLFFKSGRFNGDSSTISNNTETELYDSFIEKEECSGNFTAGNSSSAPAREPTVYQDKQTILEVNAQTISESDGSEETETETEKDFYSQIPRRTKSAMFERGSNKEIYGKLRRSETEMYRKIDNSVDPSETVYPVDELSNEEFQKAIEDFIARQIKFHQEEKLAIVLHS; from the coding sequence ATGGATGCTTTCGATTTCGGTActgaaaaaatggaaaacagaGTAATTCTGATATTCCACAGTTTCAAAAGCGTTGCCAAGCTTTTTCGAATTGTTGAGCTTTGCGTTGGAGTTTTTGTGCTCTTATGGAGTTCTACTCGGTTACCTTTTGTCGTCAAAATATCCGGCGAGTATTTCCGGCAACTTATCTCCATAATACTTAGCCCTCTCTTCATTTTCCTTATTAGCAACGTCATCGTTCTCACTCTCTTCTTCAAATCTGGCCGATTCAACGGCGATTCATCAACAATTTCAAATAACACCGAAACTGAACTCTACGATTCATTCATCGAAAAGGAAGAATGCTCCGGTAATTTCACCGCCGGAAACTCCTCTTCCGCACCGGCACGTGAACCAACTGTCTACCAAGACAAACAGACTATACTTGAAGTGAATGCTCAGACGATCTCGGAATCAGACGGTTCCGAAGAAACAGAGACGGAAACTGAAAAGGATTTTTATTCTCAAATTCCACGGAGAACTAAATCGGCGATGTTTGAAAGGGGAAGTAACAAGGAAATATACGGTAAGCTTCGTAGATCGGAGACAGAGATGTACCGGAAAATCGATAATTCCGTTGATCCATCGGAAACGGTTTATCCAGTGGATGAATTAAGCAATGAGGAGTTTCAGAAAGCCATTGAGGATTTCATTGCTAGGCAAATCAAATTTCATCAGGAAGAGAAGTTGGCTATTGTTCTTCATAGCTAA
- the LOC125849543 gene encoding abscisic acid 8'-hydroxylase 3-like, which produces MLTMSMEDILLLLSKYYDILLVSILVISITALYLSKGAKNAKNCIPGSLGIPFVGETFALLSATNSVKGCYEFVRLRREWHGKWFKTRIFGKIHVFVPSVEGAKEIFTNDFALFNKGYVKSMADAVGKKSLLCVPQESHKRIRRLLSDPFSMNSLSKFVQRFDKMLYERLKKVQKEGKSFTVLDFNMKITFDAMCDMLMSIKDSSLLEQIEKDCTAISDAMLSFPVMIPGTRYFKGIKARGRLMETFKGMITARRNGKEYYEDFLQSMLEKDSCPANQKLDDEEIMDNLLTLIIAGQTTTAAAMMWSVKLLDEHRGAQNRLREEQLSILRNKPNGALLTMDDLNSMSYASKVVKETLRMSNVLLWFPRVALNDCSIEGFEIKKGWHANIDATCIHYDPTLYKDPMQFNPSRFDEIQKPYSYIPFGSGPRTCLGINMAKVTMLVFLHRLTTGYKWTVDDPDRSLERKAHIPRLRSGCPITLTALVDE; this is translated from the exons ATGCTTACCATGTCAATGGAAGACATTCTTCTCCTACTAAGCAAATACTATGATATTCTTCTGGTTTCAATACTTGTCATAAGTATTACTGCACTTTACTTGTCAAAGGGAGCTAAAAATGCAAAAAACTGCATACCTGGGAGTTTGGGAATACCTTTCGTGGGTGAAACCTTTGCACTTCTATCAGCAACCAACAGTGTCAAAGGTTGTTATGAATTTGTTAGACTTCGACGCGAATG GCATGGAAAATGGTTCAAAACCAGAATTTTCGGGAAGATACATGTGTTTGTTCCAAGTGTTGAGGGTGCGAAAGAAATTTTTACTAATGATTTTGCTCTATTCAACAAGGGCTACGTGAAATCGATGGCAGATGCTGTGGGAAAGAAAAGTTTGTTATGTGTTCCTCAAGAAAGTCACAAAAGGATTAGGCGCCTCCTATCTGATCCTTTCTCTATGAATTCACTGTCTAAGTTTGTCCAGAGATTTGATAAAATGCTATATGAAAGATTGAAGAAAGTACAAAAGGAAGGGAAGAGTTTCACTGTGCTTGACTTCAACATGAAG ATAACATTCGATGCAATGTGCGATATGCTGATGAGCATCAAAGATTCTTCTCTGCTAGAACAAATTGAAAAAGACTGCACTGCTATTTCTGATGCCATGCTGTCCTTTCCAGTCATGATTCCGGGCACCAGATATTTTAAAGGCATCAAG GCACGTGGAAGGCTAATGGAGACCTTTAAGGGAATGATAACAGCTCGGCGCAATGGGAAGGAATATTATGAAGACTTCCTGCAGTCCATGTTGGAGAAGGATTCATGTCCAGCTAATCAAAAGCTTGATGATGAAGAGATCATGGATAATTTGTTAACGCTGATAATTGCAGGGCAGACAACAACTGCTGCTGCAATGATGTGGAGTGTCAAGCTTTTGGATGAGCACAGAGGAGCCCAGAACAGGCTCAGA GAAGAACAGCTTTCAATACTCAGAAACAAGCCTAATGGAGCCTTACTAACTATGGATGATCTCAATAGCATGTCCTATGCGTCAAAG GTTGTGAAGGAGACGTTGAGGATGTCGAATGTCTTGCTATGGTTCCCTCGGGTTGCACTTAATGACTGTAGTATTGAAG GTTTTGAAATAAAGAAAGGGTGGCATGCGAACATAGATGCAACGTGCATACACTACGATCCAACATTATACAAAGACCCTATGCAGTTCAATCCTTCAAGATTCGAT GAAATTCAAAAACCATATAGCTACATTCCTTTTGGATCAGGACCCCGTACTTGCTTGGGAATTAACATGGCAAAAGTGACCATGTTGGTGTTTTTGCACAGATTAACAACTGGATACAA ATGGACAGTTGACGATCCAGATCGCAGCTTGGAAAGAAAAGCCCATATTCCCAGATTAAGAAGTGGGTGTCCAATAACTTTGACAGCCTTGGTGGATGAATAG